From Acetobacteroides hydrogenigenes, one genomic window encodes:
- a CDS encoding HAD family hydrolase: protein MPVKVIAFDADDTLWVNEPYFQETEMKFIGLLDHLLKPHEISRELLKTESDNIPLYGYGVKAFTLSMIETALRISNGTLDAETIARIISLGKEQLNHEVELLEGVEETLKALHGQYRLVVATKGDLLDQERKLRKSGIEGYFHHVEIMSEKAPSDYLKLLKHLDVQPEEFLMVGNSLKSDIIPVIKLGGYGIHIPFHTHWSLDKTDVKVDSPRFREVASILEAKEAIANL, encoded by the coding sequence ATGCCAGTAAAAGTAATTGCATTCGATGCCGACGATACGCTTTGGGTCAACGAGCCCTACTTTCAGGAAACCGAAATGAAGTTTATAGGCCTCCTCGACCACCTGCTGAAACCCCACGAGATATCGCGCGAGCTGCTCAAGACCGAATCGGACAACATTCCGCTTTACGGATACGGGGTAAAGGCCTTTACGCTGTCGATGATCGAAACGGCCCTGCGCATCTCCAACGGAACGCTCGACGCTGAAACCATAGCCCGCATTATTAGCCTTGGAAAGGAGCAGCTAAACCACGAGGTGGAGCTGCTCGAAGGGGTGGAAGAAACCCTAAAGGCCCTGCACGGCCAGTACCGCCTGGTGGTTGCCACCAAGGGCGACCTGCTCGACCAGGAGCGCAAGCTGCGCAAGTCGGGGATCGAAGGCTACTTTCACCACGTAGAGATTATGTCGGAAAAGGCGCCAAGCGACTACCTTAAGCTGCTCAAGCATCTCGACGTGCAGCCCGAGGAGTTTCTGATGGTGGGCAACTCGCTCAAATCGGACATCATCCCGGTGATCAAGCTAGGCGGATACGGCATCCACATCCCCTTCCACACGCACTGGAGCCTCGACAAAACCGACGTAAAGGTTGACAGCCCCCGATTCCGAGAGGTAGCCTCCATCCTTGAGGCAAAAGAGGCCATCGCTAACCTGTAA
- a CDS encoding 50S ribosomal protein L25/general stress protein Ctc: MQNIELKGALRSDLGKKGAKDIRRSELTPCNLYGNGGNVNFTVVEKDLKDILYTPNAYIIDLNIDGKSEKAVIREVQFHPVTDEVLHIDFYRVTEDKPVVIEVPVKLNGSSDGVKQGGKLQLSSRKLKVSALIKDLPDTLDIDITTLGLGKTIMVGELEFPNVTILNPKSTVVCAVKMTRAARGAAAAAALAAQQAGKKKK; the protein is encoded by the coding sequence ATGCAAAACATCGAACTTAAAGGCGCTCTACGTAGCGACCTAGGAAAGAAAGGTGCTAAGGATATTCGCCGTAGCGAGCTTACTCCTTGCAACCTTTACGGTAATGGCGGAAACGTTAACTTTACCGTAGTTGAGAAGGATCTTAAGGATATCCTTTACACTCCAAACGCTTACATTATCGACCTAAACATCGATGGTAAGAGCGAGAAGGCTGTTATCCGTGAGGTGCAGTTCCATCCAGTTACCGATGAGGTTCTTCACATCGACTTCTACCGTGTAACCGAGGATAAACCAGTTGTAATCGAAGTTCCTGTTAAGCTTAACGGTAGCTCAGATGGTGTTAAGCAAGGGGGTAAACTTCAGCTTTCATCTCGTAAGCTAAAGGTTTCGGCTCTTATTAAGGATCTTCCTGATACGCTTGATATCGACATCACCACCCTTGGTCTTGGTAAGACTATCATGGTTGGAGAACTCGAGTTTCCTAACGTAACCATTCTTAACCCAAAGAGCACCGTAGTATGTGCTGTTAAGATGACTCGTGCCGCTCGTGGTGCTGCAGCAGCTGCTGCTCTTGCTGCTCAACAAGCTGGTAAGAAGAAGAAATAG
- a CDS encoding RNA-binding S4 domain-containing protein, producing MAEVTSVRIDKWLWSIRAFKTRTDAADACKLGRVTLNGALAKASRDVKVNDIVTVKKMPVMYTFKVLALIANRQPAKNVYLYAENLTPEEELEKLKMNKTIIFVQRDRGTGRPTKKERRDIDDLMENYYWGEEGSDV from the coding sequence ATGGCAGAAGTAACCTCTGTACGAATCGACAAGTGGCTATGGTCTATTCGCGCCTTTAAAACGCGCACCGATGCGGCCGATGCCTGCAAGCTGGGGCGTGTTACCCTTAACGGGGCGCTGGCTAAGGCCTCGCGCGATGTGAAGGTGAACGATATCGTCACCGTTAAGAAGATGCCGGTGATGTACACCTTTAAGGTGCTGGCGCTTATTGCCAACCGACAGCCGGCAAAGAACGTGTACCTCTACGCCGAAAACCTTACGCCGGAGGAGGAACTGGAAAAACTGAAGATGAATAAGACAATAATCTTTGTGCAGCGCGATCGTGGTACCGGGCGACCTACCAAAAAGGAGCGCCGCGATATCGACGATCTAATGGAGAACTACTACTGGGGCGAGGAGGGCTCCGACGTATGA
- a CDS encoding VIT1/CCC1 transporter family protein translates to MSLDKSVLIAQKEEITGYTIYNKLAKAEKDPHNAQIFRDIAEQELKHYQMLREISKVDVKPSQWSIFKSYYVARILGVTFGVKLMEKNEQKAQKAYDELEQHYAFVAQIREDEEKHEKQLIEMINEEKLKYVGSIVLGLNDALVELTGALAGLTFALQNSRLTALAGLVTGIAATFSMAASSYLSSKADGEEDALKSASYTGIAYLVTVALLVAPYLLLESGLMALGCMIAIAIFIIFIFNYYISIAKDLNFKRRFMEMAIISISVAGFSFLLGFVLKQFLGVDA, encoded by the coding sequence ATGAGCTTAGACAAAAGCGTGCTTATTGCACAAAAAGAAGAAATTACAGGATATACCATATACAACAAGCTGGCTAAAGCCGAAAAAGATCCTCACAACGCACAGATATTTCGCGACATTGCAGAGCAGGAACTAAAGCACTACCAGATGCTCAGGGAGATCTCCAAAGTTGATGTAAAACCTAGCCAATGGAGCATCTTTAAAAGCTACTATGTTGCCCGAATACTTGGCGTAACCTTTGGCGTTAAGTTGATGGAGAAGAACGAGCAAAAAGCCCAAAAGGCTTACGACGAGCTCGAGCAGCACTACGCTTTCGTTGCCCAAATCCGCGAGGACGAGGAGAAGCACGAAAAGCAGCTCATCGAAATGATCAACGAGGAAAAGCTTAAGTACGTTGGATCTATCGTTCTTGGTCTAAACGATGCCCTTGTTGAGCTTACCGGTGCCCTTGCGGGATTAACCTTTGCGCTACAGAACAGCCGACTAACGGCCCTTGCAGGTTTGGTTACCGGCATTGCAGCCACCTTCTCGATGGCCGCATCATCGTACCTATCGTCGAAGGCCGATGGCGAAGAGGATGCGCTAAAATCGGCCAGTTACACTGGCATTGCCTACCTGGTTACCGTAGCGCTACTGGTAGCGCCTTACCTACTGCTCGAAAGCGGACTAATGGCCCTTGGCTGCATGATTGCCATCGCCATTTTTATCATCTTCATCTTTAACTACTACATTTCGATTGCGAAGGATCTCAACTTTAAGAGGCGCTTCATGGAGATGGCCATCATCAGCATTTCGGTTGCCGGATTCTCGTTCCTCCTCGGATTTGTGCTTAAGCAGTTCCTTGGGGTCGACGCCTAA
- a CDS encoding DUF4924 family protein, translating into MKLSSQKRKENVAEYILFMWQLTDLLRTVKFDESRIRELLVDPLKLPETEAEAELQWYRDYCRIIHEEGKEQGGFPFITLYLIGELHDFHQRLLKEPDQDTYRMLAFNATPAIVSFREKVPQQLANDMEYCFYALYSKLLMGMQKKEISQQTADSFAEIAKMVGYLAKKFGQFERGEFSFKED; encoded by the coding sequence ATGAAGCTATCATCGCAAAAGCGCAAGGAGAATGTGGCCGAGTACATCCTCTTTATGTGGCAGCTTACCGATCTGCTGCGCACGGTTAAGTTCGACGAGAGCCGCATCCGCGAGCTGCTGGTCGATCCGCTGAAGCTGCCCGAAACGGAAGCAGAAGCCGAGCTGCAGTGGTACCGCGACTACTGCCGGATTATCCACGAGGAGGGGAAGGAGCAGGGCGGTTTCCCATTCATCACCCTATACCTAATCGGCGAGCTGCACGACTTCCACCAACGCCTGCTGAAGGAACCCGACCAGGATACCTACCGCATGCTGGCCTTTAACGCCACACCGGCTATTGTATCCTTCCGAGAAAAGGTGCCACAGCAGCTGGCCAACGATATGGAGTACTGCTTCTACGCGCTCTACTCTAAGCTGCTCATGGGCATGCAGAAAAAGGAAATATCGCAGCAAACCGCCGATTCGTTTGCCGAAATCGCCAAAATGGTGGGTTACCTAGCCAAGAAGTTTGGCCAGTTCGAAAGGGGAGAATTCTCGTTTAAGGAGGATTAA
- a CDS encoding ABC transporter ATP-binding protein: MQPIVELNNVSFAYPNGVKVLNRFSLRIPQGSIYGFLGPNGSGKSTTIRVVMGLLKAQEGIVTVFGDSHSTKRIAILSRIGSLIDTPTFYEHLTAYRNLEIVRLSHDLPQQTIAEALQLVGLSATAKLKVSEFSLGMKQRLALAMALLPKPELLVLDEPSNGLDPNGIIEIRELLIRINQQLGTTIFVSSHLLSEVEKLCTHLSIINQGQAVFEGPIEQLTERIATQKRVWFTVGSTEGLSSVLDRPLEIRQNGSIKVGFEYTTDREIARCNHQLVTQGVEVFGIHKEHQTLEEMYVKLLEDNK; encoded by the coding sequence ATGCAACCAATTGTAGAACTAAACAACGTATCCTTTGCGTATCCAAATGGGGTAAAGGTGCTCAACCGCTTCTCGCTGCGCATTCCGCAGGGGAGCATCTACGGATTCTTAGGGCCCAACGGTTCGGGGAAGAGCACCACCATCCGCGTGGTGATGGGGCTGCTAAAGGCGCAGGAAGGCATCGTAACCGTTTTTGGCGATAGCCACAGTACGAAACGAATCGCCATCCTTTCGCGCATCGGGTCGCTAATTGACACGCCCACCTTTTACGAGCACCTGACGGCCTACCGCAACCTAGAGATCGTAAGGCTGTCACACGATTTACCCCAACAGACCATCGCCGAGGCGCTGCAGCTGGTGGGCCTCAGCGCCACAGCCAAGCTAAAGGTATCGGAGTTCTCGCTAGGCATGAAGCAGCGGCTGGCCCTAGCCATGGCGCTGCTGCCCAAGCCCGAGCTGCTGGTGCTCGACGAGCCATCGAACGGGCTAGACCCCAACGGCATCATCGAGATCCGCGAGCTGCTGATCCGCATCAACCAGCAGCTGGGCACTACCATCTTCGTATCCAGCCACCTGCTCTCGGAGGTAGAAAAGCTCTGCACCCACCTATCCATCATCAACCAGGGGCAGGCGGTGTTCGAGGGCCCCATCGAACAGCTCACCGAGCGCATAGCCACCCAAAAGCGGGTATGGTTTACCGTGGGTAGCACCGAGGGCCTCAGCAGCGTGCTCGACAGGCCGCTGGAGATCCGACAGAATGGCTCCATTAAGGTGGGCTTCGAGTATACTACCGATAGGGAGATTGCCCGCTGCAACCACCAGCTGGTAACGCAGGGGGTGGAGGTGTTTGGCATCCACAAGGAGCACCAAACCCTAGAGGAGATGTACGTGAAGCTGCTCGAGGATAACAAATAG
- a CDS encoding ribose-phosphate pyrophosphokinase, with product MAQKHTIKFFAGRNSRYLAEKIAKSFGIELGKSTVTDFSDGEFQPSLDESVRGCTVFIIQSTFPPTDNLFELFLMIDAAKRASAHRVVAVMPYFGWARQDRKDKPRVSIGAKLVANLLCASGVDRIMTMDLHADQIQGFFDVPVDHLYASSIFVPYLKSLNLDNLAVAAPDMGGAKRAHAYSRFLDASMVICHKQREKANVVGHMTAIGDVKGKNVIIFDDMIDTAGTITMAADMMMEMGAKSVRAVVTHPVLSGPAYDRINKSALVEVCVTDTIPLRADVDTSKIKVLTVADHFADVIDKVYNYRSISSTFIQ from the coding sequence ATGGCCCAAAAGCATACGATTAAGTTCTTCGCCGGAAGAAACTCACGTTATCTAGCCGAAAAGATTGCCAAAAGCTTCGGAATAGAGCTGGGAAAATCTACCGTCACCGACTTTAGCGATGGCGAATTCCAACCATCCCTCGACGAGAGCGTCAGAGGATGTACTGTATTCATCATTCAATCTACCTTTCCGCCAACCGACAACTTATTTGAGCTGTTTCTGATGATTGACGCTGCAAAGCGTGCCTCGGCACACCGCGTAGTGGCGGTAATGCCTTACTTCGGTTGGGCTCGTCAGGATCGTAAGGATAAGCCTCGCGTTTCGATTGGTGCTAAGCTGGTAGCCAACCTTCTTTGCGCATCGGGTGTCGATCGTATTATGACCATGGACTTGCATGCCGATCAAATTCAGGGCTTCTTCGACGTCCCTGTTGATCATCTTTATGCAAGCTCAATATTTGTTCCTTACCTAAAGTCGTTAAACCTCGACAACCTTGCTGTTGCAGCTCCTGATATGGGTGGTGCGAAGCGTGCGCATGCCTACTCGCGATTCCTCGATGCCTCGATGGTAATCTGCCACAAGCAGCGCGAAAAGGCAAACGTGGTAGGGCACATGACCGCCATCGGCGATGTTAAGGGTAAGAACGTTATCATTTTCGATGATATGATCGATACGGCAGGTACCATCACCATGGCTGCCGATATGATGATGGAGATGGGCGCTAAGAGCGTACGTGCGGTGGTAACCCACCCGGTACTGTCGGGCCCAGCCTACGACCGCATCAACAAGTCGGCGCTGGTTGAGGTTTGCGTTACCGATACCATTCCGCTTCGTGCTGATGTTGACACCTCGAAGATTAAGGTGCTAACCGTAGCCGACCACTTTGCCGATGTAATCGATAAGGTGTACAACTATAGGTCGATTAGCTCTACGTTCATTCAGTAG
- a CDS encoding LytR/AlgR family response regulator transcription factor → MNARCLIVDDEPLAQRVVEKYIEQIPVLALAGKCSCAMDAIPYLTGGGVDLVFLDINMPTLTGVDFLRSLKNPPLVIITTAYPEYAIEGFELDAVDYLLKPIPFERFFKAVNKAIERLRLGTAQAVLAVAPSVEAPHTAESATLTVKADKRIYKIPLASIFFIEGLGDYVIIHTAKGKITSHDTMKRLEAELRRPDFLRIHKSYIIAVAKVEYIEGNAVKVGDELIPVGKSYRDEVLPLLER, encoded by the coding sequence ATGAATGCTCGCTGCCTAATTGTCGACGACGAACCGCTAGCCCAGCGGGTGGTAGAAAAGTACATAGAGCAAATCCCGGTGCTAGCGCTAGCGGGTAAGTGCTCCTGCGCTATGGATGCTATCCCATACCTAACCGGGGGTGGGGTCGATCTGGTATTTCTCGACATCAATATGCCCACCCTAACCGGCGTAGATTTCCTTCGCTCGCTAAAGAATCCTCCGTTGGTGATCATCACCACCGCATACCCCGAGTATGCCATCGAGGGGTTCGAGCTCGATGCGGTGGACTATCTCCTCAAGCCAATCCCCTTCGAGCGCTTCTTTAAGGCGGTGAATAAGGCAATCGAGCGCCTGCGCTTGGGCACCGCGCAGGCCGTATTGGCGGTTGCCCCCTCGGTCGAAGCGCCCCATACCGCCGAAAGTGCAACCCTTACCGTAAAGGCCGATAAGCGTATCTACAAGATCCCATTGGCCTCAATCTTCTTTATCGAGGGGCTGGGCGATTACGTCATCATTCATACGGCGAAGGGGAAAATTACCTCGCACGACACCATGAAGCGGCTGGAGGCCGAGCTGCGGCGCCCCGATTTTCTGCGAATCCACAAGTCGTACATCATTGCCGTAGCAAAGGTTGAGTACATAGAGGGCAACGCCGTTAAGGTGGGCGACGAGCTTATCCCCGTCGGGAAGAGCTACCGTGACGAGGTTTTGCCGTTGCTGGAACGGTAG
- a CDS encoding sensor histidine kinase — protein MEKVVCFARQHGLVIAAHLLLMTLLLIVSSFQKFILLFAVSTIVPIYYNHFKLIPRLLNRRQLWGYIGSVVLMLIAYYALIYIVIAISFHMGETFGVTKYRPQGYFDSIFFGMTTSLTMLLIIMGLVTSIIRLMADSMAVAEMRERLSSVQSEKVAAELTGLKSQINPHFFFNALNSIYALSLDASPQTPTYILKLSGLMRYVLYECNQPFVPLSKEVDFLRSYIDLQEIRLSEGNRVLFDVQVEDDQQPIAPLLFLPLVENCFKHGLCGGANATIRVVLHADGGTVRFYTENPCNPAVTTKGDKERSRIGLSNVVKRLQLIYPGRHTASYQATDRIFTSEITIQP, from the coding sequence ATGGAAAAGGTCGTTTGCTTTGCCCGGCAGCATGGATTAGTTATCGCAGCACACCTGCTGCTGATGACGCTGCTGCTTATTGTAAGCTCGTTCCAAAAGTTTATACTGCTATTTGCCGTTAGCACTATTGTTCCCATATACTACAACCACTTTAAGCTTATTCCGCGCTTGCTCAATCGGCGTCAGCTGTGGGGCTACATCGGGAGCGTGGTGCTGATGTTGATAGCCTACTATGCGCTTATTTACATAGTAATTGCGATCTCCTTCCATATGGGGGAAACGTTTGGGGTTACCAAGTATCGCCCACAAGGGTATTTCGACAGCATATTCTTTGGAATGACCACTTCGCTTACAATGCTGCTGATCATCATGGGCCTGGTTACCTCAATAATCCGTCTGATGGCCGACTCGATGGCGGTGGCCGAGATGCGGGAGCGGCTTAGCTCGGTTCAGAGCGAAAAGGTGGCGGCCGAGCTAACCGGGCTTAAGTCGCAGATCAACCCCCACTTCTTCTTCAATGCGCTCAACAGCATTTATGCCCTTTCGTTGGATGCCTCGCCGCAAACCCCAACCTACATCCTTAAGCTCTCGGGGTTGATGCGCTACGTGCTCTACGAGTGCAACCAGCCCTTCGTGCCGTTGAGCAAGGAGGTCGACTTCCTTCGATCCTACATCGACTTGCAGGAGATTCGCCTTTCGGAGGGCAACCGCGTGCTCTTCGACGTGCAGGTCGAGGACGACCAGCAGCCCATTGCCCCGCTGCTCTTCCTTCCGCTGGTCGAAAACTGCTTTAAGCATGGCCTTTGCGGTGGCGCCAACGCAACAATTCGGGTTGTGCTGCATGCCGATGGCGGTACCGTACGCTTCTATACGGAGAATCCGTGCAACCCAGCCGTTACCACTAAGGGCGATAAGGAGCGCAGCCGCATAGGGCTAAGCAACGTGGTAAAGCGGCTCCAGCTGATCTACCCCGGTAGGCATACGGCCTCGTATCAGGCAACCGATCGTATATTTACTTCCGAAATAACCATACAGCCATGA
- the yihA gene encoding ribosome biogenesis GTP-binding protein YihA/YsxC, which yields MQVKSAVFVKSAEKASQCPPQTLPEFAFIGRSNVGKSSLINYITNQKGLAKVSGTPGKTKLINYFLVNDGWYLVDLPGYGYAKASKGVRQGFAEIITKYLESRDELTCLFVLVDSRLEPQKIDVDFITLLGNHGIPFAIVFTKIDKIGVEVLRDNIRCYSEKLLESWEELPPMLYTSSSKRKGADELLTYIDDCIELVNTNK from the coding sequence ATGCAGGTAAAGAGTGCCGTATTCGTAAAGAGCGCCGAGAAGGCTTCGCAGTGTCCACCGCAAACCCTCCCCGAGTTTGCCTTTATTGGGAGGTCGAATGTCGGAAAATCGTCGCTAATAAACTATATAACCAACCAAAAGGGGCTAGCCAAGGTGTCGGGAACGCCCGGTAAAACGAAGCTCATTAACTACTTCTTGGTGAACGACGGCTGGTACTTGGTCGATTTGCCCGGGTATGGTTACGCTAAAGCTTCCAAAGGCGTTAGGCAGGGTTTCGCGGAAATCATCACCAAGTACCTGGAGTCGCGCGACGAGTTAACCTGTCTCTTTGTGCTGGTCGATTCGAGGCTCGAGCCTCAAAAGATCGATGTCGATTTTATAACCCTCCTCGGAAACCACGGAATACCGTTTGCCATTGTGTTCACCAAAATTGATAAGATAGGGGTAGAGGTGCTTAGGGATAACATTCGCTGCTACTCCGAGAAGTTGCTTGAGAGCTGGGAGGAGCTTCCACCGATGCTTTACACCTCGAGCTCCAAGCGGAAAGGGGCCGACGAACTGCTGACCTATATCGATGATTGCATAGAACTTGTTAACACAAATAAGTAG
- the pth gene encoding aminoacyl-tRNA hydrolase: protein MKYLIVGLGNIGDEYVNTRHNIGFKVVDAFAKAAEATFSTKRYGDVAEAKHKGRTFILLKPSTYMNLSGKAVSYWMQAEKIPLENVFVIVDDIALPIGSIRIREKGSDGGHNGLKHINEILGTQSYARLRFGIGDTFAKGKQVDYVLGRWTEEEEKLLPALIEHSIEAIKGFGTIGIARTMNFYNKK, encoded by the coding sequence TTGAAGTACCTAATTGTTGGCCTAGGGAATATTGGCGATGAGTACGTAAATACCCGCCATAACATAGGATTTAAGGTGGTGGATGCCTTTGCCAAGGCGGCCGAGGCAACCTTTTCCACCAAGCGATACGGCGATGTGGCCGAGGCAAAGCATAAGGGGCGTACCTTTATCCTGCTAAAGCCATCGACCTATATGAACCTAAGCGGAAAGGCCGTGAGCTACTGGATGCAGGCCGAGAAGATTCCGCTCGAAAACGTGTTTGTTATTGTTGATGATATTGCGCTGCCCATAGGCTCCATCCGCATCCGCGAAAAGGGAAGCGATGGCGGCCATAACGGGCTAAAGCACATTAACGAGATACTGGGTACGCAGAGCTATGCCCGCCTACGCTTCGGCATTGGCGATACGTTTGCCAAGGGAAAGCAGGTGGACTACGTGCTAGGCCGCTGGACCGAGGAGGAGGAGAAGCTCCTTCCGGCGCTCATCGAGCATAGCATCGAGGCCATCAAGGGCTTTGGCACCATTGGCATAGCGCGTACCATGAACTTTTACAATAAAAAGTAG
- a CDS encoding type I phosphomannose isomerase catalytic subunit — translation MANLYPLKFDPILKERIWGGNKLNTVLGKKLPANKKIGESWELSAVEGDISVVSNGFLKGNDLQELIEIYMGDLVGEKVYEKYGDEFPLLIKLIDASDDLSIQVHPNDELAQKRHDSFGKTEMWYVIGHDKDAKIYVGFNQPVDKDTYVKHLNDGKLTDLLNVETSAKGDTFFIPSGRIHAIGKGNLLAEIQQTSNITYRMYDWDRVDDNGQPRELHTELAVDAIDYSFQPKYKTDYEAKENQSNTLVECPYFTTNLIKLNKGKGLETDYAMLDSFVIYIVLQGDVELSFKDGVESAKAGDTLLLPATMEQVTVSAKSDTEILEVYVKL, via the coding sequence ATGGCAAACCTTTACCCACTAAAATTTGACCCCATACTTAAAGAAAGGATTTGGGGAGGAAATAAGCTTAACACCGTTCTTGGAAAGAAGCTCCCTGCTAACAAAAAAATTGGAGAAAGCTGGGAGCTATCGGCAGTAGAAGGCGACATATCGGTTGTGTCGAACGGCTTCCTAAAGGGCAACGACCTGCAAGAGCTTATTGAAATTTACATGGGCGATCTGGTTGGCGAAAAGGTGTACGAAAAATACGGAGACGAATTCCCGCTTCTTATTAAGCTTATCGATGCGTCCGACGACCTGTCAATTCAGGTTCATCCAAACGACGAGCTTGCCCAAAAGCGGCACGATTCCTTCGGAAAAACCGAGATGTGGTACGTTATTGGCCACGACAAGGATGCCAAAATATATGTTGGATTCAATCAACCTGTTGATAAAGATACGTACGTTAAGCACCTCAACGATGGAAAGCTTACCGATTTGCTCAACGTAGAAACCTCGGCTAAAGGCGACACCTTCTTTATCCCATCGGGCCGAATACACGCCATTGGAAAAGGAAACCTACTTGCCGAGATACAGCAAACCTCCAACATCACCTACCGCATGTACGACTGGGATCGCGTTGACGACAACGGTCAGCCACGCGAGCTGCACACCGAGCTCGCTGTTGACGCCATCGACTACAGCTTTCAACCAAAGTATAAGACAGATTACGAAGCAAAAGAAAATCAGTCGAACACGCTGGTAGAATGCCCCTACTTTACCACCAACCTAATAAAGCTAAACAAGGGGAAAGGTCTCGAAACCGACTATGCCATGCTCGACTCCTTCGTTATTTACATAGTGCTGCAAGGTGACGTTGAGCTTAGCTTTAAAGATGGCGTAGAATCGGCAAAAGCCGGAGACACGCTGCTGCTACCTGCAACAATGGAGCAGGTGACCGTATCAGCGAAAAGCGATACCGAAATTTTAGAAGTATACGTAAAGCTATAA